From a single Anaerolineales bacterium genomic region:
- a CDS encoding sigma-70 family RNA polymerase sigma factor has translation MEDRTAISRIKQGHLDSLEILVNRYQARAVHAAYLILYDRTLAEDVAQSAFVKAAERIHQFDEERPFAPWFFRIVVNDALKLAKRMQRNVSLEDLDEDASPLAALLADPAPQPEQWLEEKQVREHILEAIQSLPPEQRAVVVMRYFLDLSEADMSERMERPLSTIKWWLRDARQRLRDLMETTR, from the coding sequence ATGGAAGATCGAACCGCAATCTCCCGCATCAAACAAGGTCACCTCGACAGCCTTGAAATCTTGGTCAATCGGTATCAGGCTCGGGCGGTGCATGCCGCGTACCTCATCCTTTACGACCGCACGCTGGCGGAGGACGTTGCTCAATCGGCGTTCGTCAAAGCCGCGGAACGCATCCACCAGTTCGACGAGGAACGTCCCTTCGCACCGTGGTTCTTTCGGATCGTCGTCAACGACGCGCTCAAACTTGCCAAACGGATGCAGCGCAATGTTTCATTGGAAGATCTGGACGAGGACGCTTCGCCTCTCGCGGCGCTGTTGGCTGATCCTGCACCCCAGCCTGAGCAATGGCTGGAGGAGAAGCAGGTCCGCGAGCACATCCTGGAGGCGATCCAATCCCTGCCGCCAGAACAGCGCGCCGTGGTCGTGATGCGCTACTTCCTCGACCTCAGCGAAGCGGACATGTCCGAACGCATGGAGCGACCGCTCAGCACCATCAAATGGTGGCTCAGGGATGCACGCCAACGCCTGCGCGATCTGATGGAAACCACACGATAG
- the ettA gene encoding energy-dependent translational throttle protein EttA: MSNETTQVIYSMNKVGRIVPPNKQILRDISLGFYLGAKIGVLGLNGAGKSTLLRIMAGVDNDYIGEISQSKGYTVGLLEQEPKLDESKTVMEVVKEAVQPIVEMLARFDEVNAKFAEPDADFDALVAEQAKLQEQLDKHDAWNLDSRLELAMDALRCPPSDTPINVCSGGEKRRVALTRLLLTEPDILLLDEPTNHLDAESVAWLEHHLRDYKGTVIAVTHDRYFLDNVAGWILELDRGYGIPYKGNYSSWLEQKQERIRLEEKSESQRQKTLNRELEWIRMSPKARQSKGQARVTAYEKLLSQEAEARREELEIYIPPGPRLGDVVFEFDKVTKSYGDRLILDEFSASVPPGSIVGIVGPNGAGKTTLLKMITGQEKPDSGTVKIGETVKLSYVDQNRTLDPEKTVYEEISQGADFLELGKRKINSRAYCASFNFQGSDQQKKVGILSGGERNRVHLAKTLTEGANVILLDEPTNDLDVNTLRALEEAIEEFAGVALVVSHDRWFLDRICTHIVVFEGDSVAKMYIGNWSDYEAMMVEKFGKDLTPHRVKYRTIKR; this comes from the coding sequence ATGTCAAACGAAACCACACAAGTCATCTACTCAATGAATAAGGTCGGCAGAATCGTCCCGCCCAACAAACAAATTCTGCGCGACATCTCGCTCGGCTTCTACCTCGGCGCCAAGATCGGCGTGCTCGGTCTCAACGGTGCGGGCAAATCCACCTTACTGCGCATCATGGCAGGCGTCGATAACGACTACATCGGCGAGATCTCGCAATCCAAAGGCTACACCGTCGGCTTGCTCGAGCAGGAACCCAAACTCGACGAAAGCAAGACCGTGATGGAAGTCGTCAAAGAGGCGGTACAGCCCATCGTCGAAATGCTGGCGCGCTTCGATGAGGTCAACGCCAAATTCGCCGAACCCGACGCCGACTTCGACGCCCTCGTCGCCGAGCAAGCCAAACTGCAGGAGCAACTCGACAAGCACGACGCCTGGAACCTCGACAGCCGCCTCGAACTCGCCATGGACGCCCTGCGCTGCCCGCCGTCGGATACGCCCATCAACGTCTGCTCAGGCGGAGAAAAGCGCCGCGTCGCGCTCACCCGACTGCTGCTCACCGAACCCGACATTCTCCTGCTCGACGAACCCACCAACCACCTCGACGCCGAGTCTGTGGCGTGGCTCGAACATCACCTGCGCGACTACAAAGGCACCGTCATCGCCGTCACCCACGACCGCTACTTCCTCGACAACGTCGCAGGCTGGATCCTCGAACTCGACCGCGGCTACGGCATCCCCTACAAAGGCAACTACTCCTCCTGGCTCGAACAAAAACAGGAGCGCATCCGCCTCGAAGAAAAATCCGAAAGCCAGCGACAAAAGACTCTCAACCGCGAACTCGAATGGATTCGCATGTCGCCCAAAGCGCGTCAATCCAAAGGACAAGCCCGCGTCACTGCCTATGAAAAATTATTGAGTCAAGAAGCCGAAGCGCGCCGCGAAGAACTGGAAATTTACATCCCGCCTGGACCTCGCCTCGGTGACGTTGTTTTTGAATTTGACAAAGTCACCAAGAGTTACGGTGACCGCCTCATTCTTGACGAGTTTTCTGCTTCTGTTCCCCCTGGCTCTATCGTCGGGATAGTGGGTCCCAACGGCGCAGGCAAGACCACCCTGCTCAAGATGATCACAGGACAAGAAAAACCCGACAGCGGCACGGTCAAGATCGGCGAGACCGTCAAACTCTCCTACGTCGACCAAAACCGCACCCTCGACCCCGAGAAAACCGTCTACGAAGAAATCTCGCAAGGCGCCGACTTCCTCGAACTTGGCAAGCGCAAGATCAACTCACGTGCCTACTGCGCCTCCTTCAACTTCCAAGGCTCCGACCAGCAAAAGAAAGTCGGCATCCTTTCAGGCGGTGAACGCAACCGCGTCCACCTCGCCAAGACCCTCACCGAAGGCGCCAACGTCATCCTACTCGACGAACCCACCAACGACCTCGACGTCAACACCCTGCGCGCCCTCGAAGAAGCCATCGAAGAATTTGCAGGCGTCGCCCTCGTCGTCAGCCACGACCGCTGGTTCCTCGACCGCATCTGCACCCACATTGTTGTGTTCGAAGGTGATTCTGTGGCGAAGATGTATATCGGGAATTGGTCTGACTATGAAGCGATGATGGTTGAAAAGTTTGGGAAAGATTTAACTCCCCATAGAGTCAAATATCGCACGATAAAACGGTAA
- a CDS encoding CPBP family intramembrane metalloprotease, whose translation MTKPFNWKIFLIVWLAAVFGVIAVIPYSLTLQGGILESVELPIPLPLLLAIQIGQNAVMFAILTALGLFFANRVGLGLPILEAKLAGESVADKVRAILLPSIIIGAVAAVLIVGLDVFVFQPALLNELGSAAESLADGSVKPPAWQGFLASFYGGISEEVLLRLFTMSLFVWLGSFVSKTAEGKPTSAVFWIGNILAAVLFGLGHLPATANILPLTPLVITRAIVLNGVAGVAFGWLYWKRGLESAIIAHFTADIVLHVLLAL comes from the coding sequence ATGACAAAACCCTTCAATTGGAAAATTTTTCTCATCGTTTGGCTCGCGGCAGTATTTGGCGTGATAGCCGTCATCCCATATTCGTTGACCCTGCAAGGCGGAATTTTGGAGAGCGTGGAACTTCCGATCCCTCTGCCGCTTCTGCTCGCCATTCAAATTGGTCAGAACGCTGTGATGTTCGCCATCCTGACGGCGCTCGGACTCTTCTTCGCCAACCGCGTCGGTCTTGGATTGCCAATTCTGGAAGCGAAACTGGCGGGCGAATCCGTTGCAGATAAAGTCCGCGCGATCCTTTTGCCCAGCATCATTATCGGCGCGGTCGCGGCGGTGTTGATCGTCGGTTTGGATGTATTCGTTTTCCAGCCCGCTTTACTAAATGAATTGGGCAGCGCCGCAGAATCTCTGGCGGACGGATCCGTCAAGCCGCCAGCATGGCAGGGATTCCTGGCATCGTTCTATGGCGGCATCTCTGAAGAAGTTTTGCTGAGACTGTTCACCATGTCGCTGTTCGTGTGGCTGGGATCGTTCGTCAGCAAAACAGCGGAAGGCAAACCCACCAGCGCGGTGTTCTGGATCGGCAATATCCTTGCTGCGGTTCTTTTCGGTCTGGGACATTTGCCCGCCACCGCAAACATCCTTCCGCTGACTCCGCTGGTCATCACACGCGCCATCGTCTTGAACGGTGTTGCAGGAGTCGCATTCGGCTGGCTGTATTGGAAGCGCGGACTTGAATCCGCGATCATTGCACACTTCACTGCAGACATTGTCCTGCATGTGTTGCTGGCGTTATAG
- a CDS encoding ABC transporter permease subunit, whose amino-acid sequence MNWRSIWAIAKKDLKEVRQNKAAWGPGIAVPLIFAILMPLIFIILPQVIPVEDVERELGDINVMLRSMPPAMQALFEGRSLEQMFVLYMAGFTLAPLFLIMPLMFSTVIGSDSFVGERERKTMEALLYAPTSDMELFLGKVLAAVIPAIGLSWITYLMYIIVVNVASYPLFGEVWFPLPTWYPLMLWMTPALAVLGISATVLISSRVRTFMEAYQMSASLVVLVLALVIGQVTGVLFLGVGTALAIGAVIWLVDAALIYISVKKFKRSSLIAKL is encoded by the coding sequence ATGAACTGGCGTTCGATCTGGGCGATTGCCAAAAAGGATTTGAAGGAAGTGCGGCAGAACAAGGCGGCGTGGGGACCCGGCATTGCCGTGCCGTTGATCTTCGCGATTTTGATGCCGTTGATCTTCATCATCCTGCCGCAGGTAATTCCCGTGGAGGATGTGGAGCGCGAGCTGGGCGATATTAATGTAATGCTGCGTTCGATGCCGCCCGCGATGCAGGCGTTGTTCGAGGGGCGAAGCCTGGAGCAGATGTTCGTGTTGTACATGGCAGGCTTCACGCTCGCGCCGCTGTTCCTGATCATGCCGCTGATGTTTTCGACCGTGATCGGCTCGGATTCATTTGTAGGCGAACGCGAACGCAAAACGATGGAAGCCCTGCTATACGCGCCGACCAGCGATATGGAATTGTTTCTTGGTAAAGTGCTGGCGGCGGTTATTCCCGCCATCGGCTTGTCGTGGATCACGTACCTGATGTACATCATCGTGGTGAACGTGGCGAGTTATCCGTTGTTCGGCGAGGTTTGGTTCCCGCTGCCGACATGGTATCCGCTGATGTTGTGGATGACGCCCGCGCTGGCGGTGCTGGGAATTTCCGCCACGGTGCTCATCTCGTCCCGCGTGCGCACGTTCATGGAGGCGTATCAAATGAGCGCGTCGCTGGTGGTGCTGGTGCTGGCGCTCGTCATCGGGCAGGTTACGGGCGTGCTGTTTTTGGGAGTTGGTACCGCGCTTGCCATTGGCGCGGTCATCTGGCTGGTGGATGCGGCGCTGATCTACATCAGCGTGAAAAAGTTCAAGCGCAGTTCGTTGATCGCAAAACTTTAG
- a CDS encoding DUF4177 domain-containing protein, which produces MADELQKWEYRVQTVGGFFKGVPADELETLLNEWGEEGWEVVSTHILENANKINVIAKRPLTRETIRRRSMPQYKY; this is translated from the coding sequence ATGGCGGATGAACTTCAAAAATGGGAATACCGCGTGCAGACCGTCGGCGGATTTTTCAAAGGAGTCCCCGCCGATGAATTGGAAACACTTCTCAACGAATGGGGTGAAGAAGGCTGGGAGGTCGTATCCACGCACATTCTTGAGAACGCGAACAAGATCAACGTGATCGCGAAGCGTCCGCTGACACGGGAGACGATCAGGCGGCGATCCATGCCGCAGTATAAGTATTAG